The DNA segment ATGTGATAATGGCAGCGTTACAGAAGAAGGGCTGTGAAGCCATCTGGTTTGATAAAAGAAAGTAAGTTgtgtatataaattttaagtttttaaactcaaataaaattgaaattgctATTGATAAGTGACTTTCTTTATGTATTTACCATTTATCAGATACATATAAGTAAACTGTGTAATGTCTATAAACTTGTTCATAGCGTAATGTTTGATGTTAACTGTTTATTGGGGTCTATAGATGATAAAGTATTCACTTCCATTCTTTTGGAGACCTGAGGGGAGTCTTCACTAAATTGTGATGGTGATGATcttatactatattataatataatgtttgCTAAATAGGTAGAAAAAGCAAGAATTGAGAAACCAAGTTATAATAGTAGCACATGAGTGCCCAAACGATTTTGGGCAATAGATAACTTTTCCAAAATATACTGATACCTCAGATGccaaaaatactttaataatcctatttctattttttttttctattaatacataataattactGATTTAAAACTTTGTGATTGCTTAAGCGAGGAAACTTGATATGattatcattataaatatattatagacaTAAAATTGAGTAAATatcaaatgtaattaatatttattcatataaattatttaagtaaGTATTGTATTGAAATGGGACCTGTTTTACATGATTTTGCTCactaatgttttttaaattagcaCATTTCAAAAtggtttaaaaatgtaaatattgttgCATATAGAAAtctttcaaaacatttttgggTCTCATTCATTTGTTACATTGATTGCAATAACAGAGGGACCCCACTTActgtgaaataaaatatacatttagggACAACACAAAGTAGTTGGTGTGAAAATAAGCAAAAAAAGGCCCAACTTTCACTACAAGTGCAAGTTTAGGTATTAGAGGCAGTAAGCTACGAATATTATTGGTTTTGAGGTGTTTATGAAAACACATATGTtcacattaaaattaacaaattaagtAGTAATTTATCAAATTTTCAATCTTTTATAATGCCGAAAACATggacaaaaatttaaaagaaaatttatagAACGAAACATAAATAGTAATAACATTttaagaaacaaaaattaaatattggattgtttataataataaagaacgAATAATGgttgttgctttttttttctaagaatgAAGGTACAATATATTACAGatagttttatatatatacagatatatATACAGATAGTTTTAAATAGGTAGGTATTAAAACTTTCTAATACAACGGTTGGCAGTGGCTTGGGTCTGACCCCAAAAGCAGGTTTTCCTTTATGTCGACCAATAGGAAACTCATATACCGACCACTTTAAGAATCCCGGCACTAGCAtagtaatttacaaaaaaaataaataataataggttaattgattaatatttgcatataatattattatttttcaaataattttagagATCCCGGTTGCCTAGATCTTGCCAATATTTGTGGATTCATATTAAATGTGCCTTCGGATTACAAGCTTGGTTTTGTTATGCTGCCATTACGTCGTCGGCATTGGATCACAATTAGACAGATACAGGGAAACTTTTATAATCTTGATTCGAAGTTGGACTCACCTCAGTTAATAGGAAGGGTaagattttactaagattattttAGTTTGTCTTTTAGTGCTATATTACATTAAAGTCAGTTGTTGAGTTGATTTTTATGTGGTATAATGTCTTCATCTTAATCTCCCTGCTATTTGTCAGCATAAGCTTATaagatgacaattttttttttattgctgagttgGGTGGACTagttcacaacccacctggtgttaagcggatactgaagcccaaagacatctacgacgtaaatgcgccagctaccttgagatatcagttctaaggtctcaagtatagttacaacggttgccccgccctttaaaccgaaacacattactgcatTAAAGCATTTCAGAGTATAGTTGAAGTCGCCATTTCCAGATTGATAGAGAGATAAGATTGCCCATTgatagatatttaatttaatatgcttttaagaaatttaataaataattactttgTATAGTCACACAAAATACGTCAGAAATTAGGTTAATTGAATGTTATCAAACTAATGCTTTAGTTGATTGCAGAGTTGTGACCTTATCGCGTATCTAAAGGAACAACTAGACAGCAAAGAGAAAGAACTATTTATTGTGGTGAGTAAAGAAGTCGAAGAGAAACAGCTTTGGATGCACCAGTATGTTTTGCCAACACCGGAGCCAAACTATTGCCCTAAACTACCTCTGAACGGTGAAAGTCCAAGCGAAAGCATATCGTCCAACGGCCAATATGATTATAATAATAGAGACGCCGAGTGTCTCAAACTAAATGATG comes from the Bombyx mori chromosome 10, ASM3026992v2 genome and includes:
- the LOC101739342 gene encoding josephin-2, with the translated sequence MSEMSAKPTIYHEKQIKELCALHALNNLFQTRGTFSKSELDAICSRLSPNVWINPHRSLLGLGNYDINVIMAALQKKGCEAIWFDKRKDPGCLDLANICGFILNVPSDYKLGFVMLPLRRRHWITIRQIQGNFYNLDSKLDSPQLIGRSCDLIAYLKEQLDSKEKELFIVVSKEVEEKQLWMHQYVLPTPEPNYCPKLPLNGESPSESISSNGQYDYNNRDAECLKLNDVQNHILSTENNC